A genomic region of Alistipes megaguti contains the following coding sequences:
- a CDS encoding AraC family transcriptional regulator: MERLDVFNDSNVWIASYFSDDCSCAHENNEHTLIYLCSGLLEIEERGHRTPLRTGECAFIRRDNRIRLWKHANPQHPYHSIALRFTRSFLREFYLTLDPSQIPAESRRDKTSLRILPAQRPDIRNFFESIQPCFKAETKPSEEKLKQRMAQGVHLLLETDPALYASLFDFVEPWKINILDYLNENYMYDLSMGQIAAYTGRSLATFKRDFAKVSELTPQKWILARRLEAARDLIRKGGRKISEICFDVGFRNLSHFSKLYKATYGVAPSREIIPDPQPLPEP, encoded by the coding sequence ATGGAACGACTCGACGTTTTCAATGATTCGAACGTATGGATCGCAAGCTACTTTTCGGATGATTGCAGTTGCGCCCACGAGAATAACGAGCACACGCTGATCTATCTCTGTTCGGGATTGCTCGAAATCGAAGAACGCGGACACAGAACGCCTCTTCGCACCGGGGAGTGCGCCTTCATCCGTCGGGACAACCGTATCCGGCTTTGGAAACACGCCAACCCCCAACACCCCTATCACTCCATCGCCCTGAGATTCACGCGGAGTTTCCTGCGCGAATTCTACCTCACGCTCGACCCCTCGCAGATCCCCGCCGAATCCCGCCGCGACAAAACCAGTCTGCGGATCCTGCCCGCCCAAAGACCCGATATCCGGAATTTCTTCGAGTCGATCCAACCCTGTTTCAAAGCGGAAACCAAACCCTCGGAAGAGAAACTCAAACAGAGAATGGCCCAGGGTGTCCACCTCCTTCTCGAAACCGATCCGGCTCTCTACGCCTCACTCTTCGATTTCGTCGAACCCTGGAAGATCAACATCCTCGACTATCTGAACGAGAACTACATGTACGATCTATCGATGGGTCAGATCGCCGCCTACACGGGCCGTTCGCTGGCCACCTTCAAACGCGACTTCGCCAAGGTGAGCGAACTCACTCCCCAGAAGTGGATCCTCGCCCGACGCCTCGAAGCCGCCCGCGACCTGATCCGCAAGGGAGGCCGCAAGATCTCGGAGATCTGTTTCGACGTGGGGTTCCGCAACCTCTCCCACTTCTCGAAGCTCTACAAGGCAACCTACGGCGTCGCTCCGAGCCGCGAGATCATTCCCGATCCCCAGCCTCTTCCCGAACCATAG
- a CDS encoding Tex family protein, translating to MLEEIISRQLQIALPRVEGAVRLLREGASIPFISRYRKEATGSLDEVQVAAIREQLERLTELEARKRTILETIQSQGALTDELRRRIEECWEAAPLEDLYLPYRPKRRTRATIARERGLEPLANLLQGQRTPSLEREARRFVTAEVPTVEEALAGACDIAAERMAEDDHARAALRRIFAREGVIRSRVVRGKEEAGVKYADYFDASAPLRSIASHRYLAMRRGEEEGFLRVGIEVDAERCTGELCRRFIRQGSTTRRWMETAVADAFKRLIRPSLETEQLTAAKERADDEAIRIFAENLRQLLLASPLGQKRVIALDPGFRTGCKVVVLDSQGNLLHHTAIFPHPPQNRREEAAATLRTLARRYHTEAFAVGDGTAGRETLQLVRELGIEGVEVFAVSEDGASVYSASATAREEFPDQDVTVRGAISIGRRLIDPLSELVKIDPKSIGVGQYQHSVDQTKLRNRLQVVVESCVNSVGININTASKHILTYVSGLGPALAEKIVAYRAVHGDFPTRRALLQVPRLGARAFEQAAGFLRVVGGENPLDNSAVHPESYRIVERMAKDRGVSVERLLEDRSLREGIEPERYVDERVGLPTVRDILEALDKRGLDPRQPLHGFAFAPDIHSIDDLRPGMVLPGIVTNITAFGAFVDVGVKQDGLVHVSQLANRYVASPADVVRLGQQVEVRVTGVDTLRGRISLSMRRNG from the coding sequence ATGTTGGAAGAGATCATCTCCCGTCAGTTGCAAATCGCCCTGCCCCGGGTCGAAGGGGCCGTCCGCCTGCTGCGCGAAGGGGCCTCCATTCCCTTCATCAGCCGCTACCGCAAGGAGGCCACCGGCTCGCTCGACGAGGTGCAGGTGGCCGCCATCCGGGAGCAGCTCGAACGCCTCACCGAACTCGAAGCCCGCAAACGCACCATTCTCGAGACGATCCAGAGCCAGGGAGCCCTGACCGACGAACTGCGCCGCCGGATCGAGGAGTGCTGGGAGGCCGCTCCGCTCGAGGATCTCTATCTCCCGTACCGCCCCAAACGCCGCACGCGGGCCACGATCGCCCGCGAACGGGGGCTCGAACCGTTGGCCAACCTGCTCCAGGGACAGCGCACCCCGTCGCTCGAACGCGAAGCCCGGCGATTTGTCACGGCCGAGGTGCCGACCGTGGAGGAGGCCCTGGCCGGGGCCTGTGACATCGCGGCCGAACGCATGGCCGAGGACGACCACGCCCGGGCCGCCCTGCGGCGGATCTTCGCCCGCGAAGGGGTGATCCGTTCGCGGGTCGTACGCGGCAAGGAGGAGGCCGGTGTCAAGTATGCGGACTACTTCGACGCCTCGGCCCCCCTGCGCAGCATCGCCTCGCACCGCTATCTGGCCATGCGCCGCGGCGAGGAGGAGGGTTTTCTGCGTGTCGGGATCGAAGTCGATGCGGAGCGCTGCACCGGAGAGCTGTGCCGCCGCTTCATCCGGCAGGGATCAACCACCCGCCGATGGATGGAGACGGCCGTCGCCGATGCGTTTAAGCGGCTGATCCGCCCCTCGCTCGAGACCGAACAACTCACCGCGGCCAAGGAGCGTGCCGACGACGAGGCAATCCGGATCTTCGCCGAGAATCTGCGCCAGCTGCTGCTGGCTTCGCCCCTGGGGCAGAAGCGCGTGATCGCCCTCGATCCGGGTTTCCGCACCGGCTGCAAGGTGGTCGTTCTCGACTCGCAGGGCAACCTGCTCCACCACACGGCAATCTTCCCCCATCCGCCGCAGAACCGCCGCGAAGAGGCCGCCGCGACGCTCCGCACACTGGCCCGACGCTACCACACGGAGGCCTTCGCCGTGGGCGACGGAACGGCCGGCCGCGAAACGCTCCAACTGGTGCGCGAACTCGGGATCGAAGGGGTTGAGGTCTTCGCCGTGAGCGAGGACGGCGCCTCGGTCTACTCCGCTTCGGCCACGGCCCGCGAGGAGTTCCCGGATCAGGACGTCACGGTGCGCGGCGCCATCAGCATCGGACGACGGCTGATCGACCCGCTGTCGGAGCTGGTCAAGATCGATCCCAAGTCGATCGGCGTGGGACAGTATCAGCACAGCGTCGACCAGACGAAACTCCGCAACCGACTGCAGGTCGTCGTCGAAAGCTGCGTCAACAGCGTCGGGATCAACATCAACACGGCCTCGAAACACATCCTCACCTACGTATCGGGGCTGGGACCGGCGCTGGCCGAGAAGATCGTCGCCTACCGCGCCGTCCACGGCGACTTCCCCACACGGCGGGCGCTGCTGCAGGTGCCGAGGCTCGGAGCCCGGGCCTTCGAACAGGCGGCCGGGTTCCTGCGGGTGGTCGGCGGCGAGAATCCGCTCGACAACAGCGCCGTGCACCCCGAATCGTACCGCATCGTCGAACGCATGGCCAAAGACCGGGGCGTCAGTGTCGAACGCCTGCTGGAGGATCGTTCGCTGCGCGAGGGGATCGAGCCCGAACGGTATGTCGACGAGCGCGTCGGGCTGCCCACCGTGCGCGACATCCTCGAGGCGCTGGACAAACGCGGGCTCGATCCCCGTCAGCCGCTTCACGGCTTTGCATTCGCCCCGGACATCCACTCGATCGACGACCTGCGCCCCGGAATGGTACTGCCCGGCATCGTCACGAACATCACCGCCTTCGGAGCCTTCGTCGACGTGGGGGTCAAGCAGGACGGACTGGTTCATGTCTCGCAGCTGGCCAACCGCTACGTCGCCTCGCCGGCCGATGTCGTCCGGCTGGGACAGCAGGTCGAAGTGCGCGTCACGGGGGTTGACACCCTCCGCGGGCGAATCTCGCTCTCGATGCGCCGCAACGGCTGA
- a CDS encoding outer membrane beta-barrel protein — translation MNPRKLLAVCLLTALLAEGVRAQTGGLRFRVADRTTREAVIGAVAGLHSRTDSLAAPRYTASGTDGCGGFERLPAGDYRLEISSMGYDSLCRDLHVGGTLLTLDTLWLTPRAEAIDRVVIETPALRTSVHGDTLSYHAAAYKVAFGADAGSLVEKMPGLEIADGGISAQGRSIQRVYVDGREFFGNDVMSAIRNIPADMIESIDIFNAQSDQSEFTGVDTGEGFTALNIVTRPDKRRGAFGRLYAAYGIPDKYIGGGNVNLFDHDRRITVIGLANNVSIQNFSFEDILGSSGESNRTASNKNFMVKPLDGVSTVQALGINYSDNWGAKAKIAASYFFNRTDNHNLSQTEKQSFTSTDKLVLYDDENSSRALNRNHRFNSRIDYRISASHSLMMRTSLSVQDNDSRNELLSRTDNRFSEEDIRFVYRRRNFGDNDSRGVNFSNQLTYRYRLPGRRAQNLTFGAGGSYRSYEQLSQPRQYTFRDPDDTACDTTDYSSRNITRTQRSQPSYQLNGSTNYTLSVTKRSRLSLEYRLNYAAYRVDRDTRRLTDQNRFPEERDPKQSAEYDYAYLTHRVGATYQYRFRKTKVATTLYYQHAGFAGDYRFPYPVRTEAAFDNLTYNAVAEIAINRNNTLKFNASGRTSNPRATDLQNIVNTTNRQNIVAGNPGLDPVYTHRLSGQYIRTNPDRGRTFTLSAEFTASPNTIADSLVIDTPEFVIDDEGTQLGEGNQFIRPVNLAGYRNLHAQLNYGFPVRWLRSNLNLRAGISTGRLPSIINGVRNHLSNRAYNLGAVLGSNISEAIDFRLSYTGSYQQSLNASQTRDLDNTYFSQQARAETTFVIRNRLVIRASADYNHYRGLTDPFLEERFICNAQLGVKLFRNRLGEASVGVNDLLDQNGTAFRRAVTGTTLRYITNLAVGRYVTFQLTYNLRLYRRSGIPGLTNPEKAH, via the coding sequence ATGAATCCGCGTAAACTGCTTGCCGTGTGTCTTCTGACAGCCCTTCTTGCCGAAGGGGTGCGGGCCCAGACGGGCGGACTGCGCTTCCGGGTGGCGGACCGCACGACTCGCGAGGCGGTAATCGGAGCCGTGGCCGGACTGCACAGCCGCACGGATTCACTCGCCGCACCGCGCTACACCGCCTCCGGGACCGACGGCTGCGGAGGTTTCGAACGCCTCCCCGCAGGCGACTACCGGCTGGAGATCTCCTCGATGGGCTACGATTCGCTGTGCCGCGACCTGCACGTCGGCGGGACGCTGCTCACGCTCGACACGCTGTGGCTCACGCCCCGTGCCGAGGCGATCGACCGCGTGGTGATCGAGACCCCGGCGCTGCGCACCTCCGTACACGGCGACACGCTCTCCTACCATGCCGCAGCCTACAAGGTGGCCTTCGGGGCCGACGCCGGATCACTCGTCGAGAAGATGCCCGGACTGGAGATCGCCGACGGCGGCATCTCCGCCCAGGGACGCTCGATCCAGCGCGTCTATGTCGACGGCCGCGAATTTTTCGGAAACGACGTCATGTCGGCCATCCGCAACATCCCGGCCGACATGATCGAAAGCATCGACATCTTCAACGCCCAGAGCGACCAGTCAGAGTTCACCGGCGTGGACACCGGCGAGGGATTCACCGCCCTGAACATCGTCACCCGCCCCGACAAGCGCCGCGGAGCCTTCGGACGCCTCTACGCCGCCTACGGAATCCCGGACAAGTACATCGGCGGCGGAAACGTCAACCTCTTCGACCACGACCGCCGCATCACCGTCATCGGGCTGGCAAACAACGTCAGCATCCAGAACTTCTCGTTCGAGGATATCCTCGGGAGTTCCGGCGAGAGCAATCGTACGGCCTCGAACAAGAACTTCATGGTCAAACCTCTCGACGGTGTCTCGACGGTCCAGGCCCTGGGCATCAACTACAGCGACAACTGGGGCGCGAAGGCCAAAATCGCGGCCAGCTACTTCTTCAACCGCACCGACAACCACAACCTCAGCCAGACCGAAAAGCAGAGCTTCACCTCCACGGACAAACTCGTGCTCTACGACGACGAGAACTCCTCCCGGGCGCTGAATCGCAACCACCGCTTCAATTCGCGCATCGACTACCGCATCTCGGCCTCCCACTCGCTGATGATGCGCACGTCGCTGAGCGTGCAGGACAACGACTCGCGGAACGAACTGCTCAGCCGCACGGACAACCGCTTCTCGGAGGAGGATATCCGCTTCGTCTACCGCCGCCGCAACTTCGGCGACAACGACAGCCGCGGCGTGAACTTCTCCAACCAGCTGACCTACCGCTACCGCCTGCCGGGCCGCCGGGCGCAGAACCTCACCTTCGGGGCGGGCGGCAGCTACCGCAGCTACGAACAGCTGAGCCAACCCCGGCAGTATACCTTCCGCGACCCGGACGATACGGCGTGCGATACGACCGACTACTCCTCGCGCAACATCACCCGCACGCAGCGCAGCCAACCCAGCTACCAGCTCAACGGTTCGACAAACTACACCCTCTCGGTGACCAAACGCTCGCGCCTGAGCCTCGAGTACCGCCTCAACTACGCCGCCTACCGCGTCGACCGCGACACCCGCCGGCTGACCGACCAGAACCGCTTCCCCGAGGAGCGCGACCCCAAGCAGTCGGCCGAATACGACTATGCCTATCTGACCCATCGCGTGGGGGCGACCTACCAGTACCGGTTCCGGAAGACGAAGGTCGCCACGACGCTCTACTACCAGCATGCCGGCTTCGCGGGCGACTACCGCTTCCCCTATCCGGTCCGCACCGAGGCGGCGTTCGACAACCTGACCTACAACGCCGTGGCGGAGATCGCCATCAACCGCAACAATACACTGAAATTCAACGCATCGGGCCGCACGTCGAATCCCCGGGCCACCGATCTGCAGAACATCGTCAACACGACCAACCGGCAGAACATCGTGGCCGGCAACCCGGGACTCGATCCCGTCTATACGCACCGCCTCTCGGGGCAGTACATCCGCACGAACCCCGACCGGGGACGTACCTTCACCCTCTCGGCCGAATTCACGGCCAGCCCCAACACCATCGCCGACTCGCTGGTGATCGACACCCCGGAGTTCGTCATCGACGACGAAGGCACGCAACTCGGCGAGGGCAACCAGTTCATACGGCCGGTCAATCTGGCCGGATACCGCAATCTGCACGCCCAGCTCAACTACGGATTCCCGGTGCGGTGGCTGCGCTCGAACCTCAACCTGAGGGCCGGCATCTCCACGGGAAGGCTGCCCAGCATCATCAACGGCGTGCGCAACCACCTCTCGAACCGCGCCTACAACCTCGGCGCCGTGCTCGGAAGCAACATCTCCGAAGCCATCGACTTCCGCCTGAGCTACACCGGAAGCTATCAGCAGAGTCTCAACGCCTCGCAGACCCGCGACCTGGACAACACCTACTTCAGCCAGCAGGCCCGCGCCGAGACCACGTTCGTCATCCGCAACCGGCTGGTCATCCGCGCCAGCGCCGACTACAACCACTACCGCGGTCTGACCGATCCGTTCCTCGAGGAGCGGTTCATCTGCAACGCGCAACTGGGCGTGAAGCTCTTCCGCAACCGGCTGGGCGAGGCGAGCGTCGGCGTGAACGACCTGCTCGACCAGAACGGCACGGCCTTCCGCCGCGCCGTCACCGGAACGACGCTCCGCTACATCACGAATCTTGCCGTGGGACGCTACGTCACCTTCCAGCTCACCTATAACCTCCGACTCTACAGACGAAGCGGAATCCCCGGACTCACAAACCCCGAAAAAGCGCATTAA
- a CDS encoding anaerobic sulfatase-maturation protein, which translates to MKNKDIFTFRDAEKQVGPVAFTTMLKPAGSTCNLDCHYCYYLDKAVQYGGRQAVMSDELLERYIRQYIEANEVDTVQFCWHGGEPLLLGIDFYRKAMALQEKYADGKRIENTLQTNGTLVDEAWCELFAANNFLVGISLDGPQDIHDVFRVTKGGRPTFERVMQTISMFRHGGVEYNTLSVVNRLCEGRGAEIYRFFRDEVHSRYMQFLPAVEHVVDVEGFHRPLIVSPEREGARLAEWSVTAGGYGRFLCDIFDEWVVSDVGRTFVQMFDATLAQWCGVQPGVCSMGETCGDALVVEHNGDVYSCDHFVYPEYLLGNIRETTLAEIYRSKKRRDFGLAKRNALPAECLRCKYYFACRGECPKHRFETGADGCRKNSLCEGLFRYFRHVEPYMDYMRDLLSRQQSPAWVIPFARKRMGLM; encoded by the coding sequence ATGAAAAACAAGGATATCTTCACCTTCCGGGATGCCGAGAAGCAGGTGGGGCCGGTGGCCTTCACGACGATGCTCAAACCCGCGGGCTCGACCTGCAACCTCGACTGCCACTACTGCTACTACCTGGACAAGGCCGTGCAGTACGGCGGCCGGCAGGCCGTCATGAGCGACGAACTGCTTGAACGCTACATCCGCCAGTATATCGAGGCCAACGAGGTCGATACGGTGCAGTTCTGCTGGCACGGCGGCGAGCCGCTGCTGCTGGGAATCGATTTCTACCGGAAAGCCATGGCCCTTCAGGAAAAGTATGCCGACGGCAAGCGGATCGAAAATACGCTGCAGACCAACGGCACGCTGGTCGACGAGGCGTGGTGCGAACTCTTCGCCGCGAACAACTTTCTGGTGGGGATCTCGCTCGACGGTCCGCAGGATATCCACGACGTGTTCCGTGTGACGAAGGGCGGTCGGCCGACCTTCGAACGGGTCATGCAGACGATTTCGATGTTCCGGCACGGCGGCGTGGAGTACAATACGCTGAGTGTCGTGAACCGGCTGTGCGAGGGGCGTGGCGCGGAGATTTACCGCTTTTTCCGCGACGAGGTGCACAGCCGTTACATGCAGTTCCTGCCGGCCGTCGAACACGTCGTCGATGTCGAGGGTTTCCACCGCCCGCTGATCGTTTCGCCCGAGCGCGAGGGGGCGCGGCTGGCCGAATGGTCCGTGACGGCCGGGGGATACGGCCGCTTCCTGTGTGATATTTTCGACGAATGGGTTGTGAGCGACGTGGGGCGTACCTTCGTGCAGATGTTCGACGCCACGCTGGCGCAGTGGTGCGGCGTGCAGCCGGGGGTCTGTTCGATGGGCGAGACGTGCGGCGACGCGCTGGTCGTCGAGCACAACGGCGACGTCTACTCGTGCGACCATTTCGTCTACCCGGAATACCTGCTGGGCAACATCCGCGAGACGACCCTTGCGGAGATCTACCGCTCGAAGAAGCGCCGCGACTTCGGCCTGGCGAAGCGCAACGCGCTGCCGGCCGAATGCCTGCGCTGCAAATACTACTTCGCCTGCCGGGGCGAGTGCCCGAAACACCGCTTCGAGACGGGCGCGGACGGCTGCCGCAAGAATTCGCTCTGCGAGGGGCTGTTCCGCTACTTCCGCCACGTGGAGCCCTATATGGATTACATGCGCGATCTGCTGTCCAGACAGCAGTCACCGGCGTGGGTCATCCCCTTTGCCCGCAAGCGGATGGGGCTGATGTGA
- a CDS encoding fimbrillin family protein gives MKRTIHIQTIIALAALLTASCAQNGETASQPEGTAAGVTLLGTAGEDRSPAAGAETRTDYEDSENTIQVTWTAGDRIGVHTEVNGQITAANYGYRAGSAGTTTLFSYLSEQQVVDWQDETSPHDFYAYYPWNESAAEAGPHDQPVTLAAEQQLNSSDPLAHLAALDFMYGSATGQTREQIGAFNPVPIHFKHLFSILEVRIRGTQYAMVEAVKFRCTDESEAVSLGEGSTVDLATGEITPAQTSPEIVLTGNQNTQIGGYITYRMMITPGHAGKEFEIVARVNGNDYVIATRQVPETGIQPGRTLVVSADLTVAEEDTYPTVNLSEKGCANTYYVNRPGELYKFRTDVKGNGKALTLGGLSYTEEDLKIEPKRALILWYDCVQTNYSPWVDRCPIVKSSVQLLEDGYVYFSTPAEFINGNVVIFVIDQDLDYDEIQVDANRQLTNARILWSWNIVCSEGYDPDEAQNQIVAQGYTFMNRDLGAVIDLEDAWIDGARNDVAVASVNGNRYQFGRKDPRPHIPDYKSLQVNYMTGLCYTAAYTPVPALGLSFDMKYDHGHMENQLFLDGGAGTWIDIESALGSDWSNMANAQLLAAGNPHLWIYKKSNGQWLSNTSTTKAVWGTLDDTTPEQKTIYDPCPAGWKVAGTAAWKALLSDLSQFTISTSFDRGYQFGSASFFPFNGGISNTQGANGSAYIGSCGATVSAAYLTSGPMTYYEHATTCELKGNPNYKAGDVLTNVSYGYTTNASGAAVRCVKIAEN, from the coding sequence ATGAAACGAACCATCCATATTCAAACCATCATCGCGCTGGCCGCCCTGCTGACGGCCTCATGCGCCCAGAACGGCGAGACGGCCTCACAGCCGGAGGGCACGGCAGCGGGAGTCACCCTCCTCGGCACGGCCGGCGAAGACCGCTCGCCCGCCGCCGGGGCCGAGACCCGGACCGATTACGAAGACTCCGAAAACACGATCCAGGTGACGTGGACCGCCGGTGACCGCATCGGCGTCCATACCGAGGTCAACGGGCAGATCACGGCCGCCAATTACGGATACCGGGCCGGATCGGCAGGGACAACCACCCTGTTCTCGTACCTCTCCGAGCAGCAGGTCGTCGACTGGCAGGACGAGACCTCGCCCCACGACTTTTACGCCTACTACCCCTGGAACGAATCGGCTGCGGAGGCCGGCCCCCACGACCAACCGGTGACACTGGCCGCCGAACAGCAGTTGAATTCGTCGGACCCGCTGGCGCATCTGGCCGCCCTCGACTTCATGTACGGTTCGGCCACGGGACAGACCCGCGAGCAGATCGGAGCGTTCAATCCCGTACCGATCCACTTCAAGCACCTCTTCTCGATCCTCGAGGTGCGGATCCGCGGTACGCAGTATGCCATGGTCGAGGCGGTAAAGTTCCGCTGCACGGACGAATCGGAGGCCGTATCGCTGGGCGAAGGGTCGACCGTGGATCTGGCAACCGGAGAGATCACGCCGGCGCAGACCTCGCCCGAGATCGTCTTGACCGGGAACCAGAACACCCAGATCGGTGGATACATCACCTACCGGATGATGATTACGCCGGGACACGCCGGCAAGGAGTTCGAGATCGTGGCCCGCGTCAACGGCAACGACTACGTGATCGCCACGCGGCAGGTCCCCGAAACGGGCATTCAGCCGGGCCGGACGCTGGTCGTATCGGCCGATCTGACGGTCGCCGAGGAGGACACCTACCCGACGGTCAACCTGAGCGAGAAGGGGTGTGCCAACACCTACTATGTCAACCGGCCGGGTGAACTCTACAAGTTCCGGACCGACGTGAAGGGCAACGGAAAGGCCCTGACGCTCGGAGGCCTCTCCTACACGGAGGAGGATCTGAAGATCGAACCGAAGCGGGCTCTGATCCTCTGGTACGACTGCGTGCAGACCAACTACTCCCCGTGGGTGGATCGCTGCCCGATCGTCAAGAGCTCCGTGCAGCTGCTCGAGGACGGATATGTCTACTTCTCCACGCCGGCGGAGTTCATCAACGGCAACGTCGTGATCTTCGTCATCGACCAGGACCTCGACTACGACGAGATCCAGGTGGACGCCAACCGGCAGCTGACCAACGCCCGGATCCTCTGGAGCTGGAACATCGTCTGCTCGGAGGGCTACGACCCCGACGAGGCGCAGAACCAGATCGTCGCACAGGGCTACACCTTCATGAACCGCGATCTGGGCGCCGTGATCGACCTGGAGGATGCCTGGATCGACGGGGCGCGCAACGACGTGGCCGTCGCCTCGGTCAACGGCAACCGCTACCAGTTCGGGCGCAAGGACCCGCGGCCGCACATCCCCGACTACAAGAGCCTTCAGGTGAACTACATGACCGGACTGTGCTACACGGCCGCCTATACACCGGTTCCGGCCCTGGGGCTCTCGTTCGACATGAAGTATGACCACGGGCACATGGAGAACCAGCTCTTCCTCGATGGCGGAGCGGGAACCTGGATCGACATCGAGTCGGCGCTGGGAAGCGATTGGTCCAACATGGCCAATGCACAGCTGCTTGCGGCCGGGAATCCCCACCTGTGGATCTACAAGAAAAGCAACGGCCAATGGCTGTCCAACACCTCCACCACAAAGGCCGTCTGGGGAACCCTGGACGACACGACCCCCGAGCAGAAAACTATCTACGATCCCTGCCCGGCAGGCTGGAAGGTGGCCGGCACCGCAGCCTGGAAGGCGCTGTTGTCGGATCTCTCGCAGTTCACGATCAGCACCTCGTTCGATCGGGGGTATCAGTTCGGCAGCGCCTCGTTCTTCCCCTTCAACGGAGGCATCTCCAACACCCAGGGCGCCAACGGGAGTGCCTATATCGGCAGCTGCGGAGCGACTGTCTCCGCCGCCTACCTCACCAGCGGACCGATGACCTACTACGAACATGCCACAACCTGTGAATTGAAAGGCAATCCCAACTACAAGGCCGGAGACGTGCTGACCAACGTATCGTACGGCTACACGACCAATGCCAGCGGTGCAGCCGTCCGGTGTGTGAAGATTGCGGAGAATTAG